One stretch of Nicotiana tabacum cultivar K326 chromosome 18, ASM71507v2, whole genome shotgun sequence DNA includes these proteins:
- the LOC107826442 gene encoding triose phosphate/phosphate translocator, chloroplastic-like isoform X2: MASMPSSIQFSLQRSNFSSTHKVASTNLVPLRSLSVVSNSKSFELSPVGLSRKPLKLVKCSQLLKPRNTVDVFITKAAAADSEGHDIEITDGYAKPTKGFPEKFPALVTGFFFFTCFVSVVHLLVGVTYCLISWSVGLPKRAPINKELLALLTPVAFCHALGHVMSNVSFATVAVSFTHTIKALEPFFSAAASQFVLGHQIPISLWLSLTPVVIGVSMASLTELSFNWTGFTSAMISNIAFTYRSIYSKKAMTGMDSTNVYAYISIMALLFCLPPAIFIEGPQLMQYGFRDAITKVGLYKFLSDLFWIGMFYHLYNQVATNTLERVAPLTHAVGNVLKRVFVIGFSIVVFGNKISTQTGIGTAIAIAGVAIYSLIKARMEEQKRKAALAHA; the protein is encoded by the exons ATGGCTTCAATGCCTAGTTCCATTCAGTTTTCTCTACAAAGATCAAATTTTTCTTCAACCCACAAAGTTGCTAGTACAAATTTAGTTCCTTTGAGAAGTCTATCAGTTGTTTCAAATTCCAAAAGCTTTGAACTTTCACCTGTGGGGTTATCTAGAAAGCCCCTGAAGTTAGTTAAATGCAGTCAACTACTGAAGCCAAGAAACACTGTTGATGTTTTTATCACAAAGGCTGCAGCTGCTGATTCAGAGGGTCATGACATTGAAATTACTGATgg GTATGCTAAACCAACTAAAGGCTTTCCTGAAAAATTTCCAGCTCTAGTTACTGGATTCTTTTTCTTTACGTG CTTTGTTTCAGTTGTACATCTCCTAGTTGGAGTAACCTATTGTCTTATTAGTTGGTCTGTTGGTCTACCTAAACGTGCA CCCATCAATAAGGAACTTCTGGCACTGCTCACTCCAGTAGCATTTTGTCATGCTCTTGGACATGTTATGTCTAATGTATCATTTGCAACTGTTGCTGTATCCTTCACTCATACCATCAAAG CGCTGGAGCCGTTCTTCAGTGCAGCTGCTTCTCAGTTTGTCTTGGGGCACCAGATTCCCATCTCTCTGTGGTTATCACTGACCCCTGTTGTCATTG GGGTATCGATGGCTTCATTGACTGAACTGTCATTCAATTGGACTGGCTTCACTAGCGCAATGATCTCAAATATTGCTTTTACTTACAGAAGTATCTACTCAAAGAAAGCGATG ACTGGAATGGATAGTACAAATGTATACGCATATATTTCAATTATGGCCCTCCTCTTTTGCCTCCCTCCAGCCATATTT ATTGAAGGACCCCAACTAATGCAGTATGGTTTCAGGGATGCCATTACTAAAGTTGGCCTTTATAAGTTCTTATCTGACCTCTTTTGGATAGGGATGTTCTATCATCTGTATAACCAG GTAGCTACCAACACATTAGAGCGGGTTGCGCCACTTACACATGCTGTTGGAAATGTACTGAAGCGAGTTTTTGTGATTGGTTTCTCTATTGTGGTATTTG GGAACAAGATATCAACTCAAACTGGGATTGGTACTGCAATAGCCATTGCAGGTGTTGCTATCTACTCTTTAATAAAGGCAAGGATGGAAGAGCAAAAGCGG AAAGCTGCCCTTGCTCATGCATAA
- the LOC107826442 gene encoding triose phosphate/phosphate translocator, chloroplastic-like isoform X1, with the protein MASMPSSIQFSLQRSNFSSTHKVASTNLVPLRSLSVVSNSKSFELSPVGLSRKPLKLVKCSQLLKPRNTVDVFITKAAAADSEGHDIEITDGYAKPTKGFPEKFPALVTGFFFFTWYFLNVIFNILNKKVYNYFPYPYFVSVVHLLVGVTYCLISWSVGLPKRAPINKELLALLTPVAFCHALGHVMSNVSFATVAVSFTHTIKALEPFFSAAASQFVLGHQIPISLWLSLTPVVIGVSMASLTELSFNWTGFTSAMISNIAFTYRSIYSKKAMTGMDSTNVYAYISIMALLFCLPPAIFIEGPQLMQYGFRDAITKVGLYKFLSDLFWIGMFYHLYNQVATNTLERVAPLTHAVGNVLKRVFVIGFSIVVFGNKISTQTGIGTAIAIAGVAIYSLIKARMEEQKRKAALAHA; encoded by the exons ATGGCTTCAATGCCTAGTTCCATTCAGTTTTCTCTACAAAGATCAAATTTTTCTTCAACCCACAAAGTTGCTAGTACAAATTTAGTTCCTTTGAGAAGTCTATCAGTTGTTTCAAATTCCAAAAGCTTTGAACTTTCACCTGTGGGGTTATCTAGAAAGCCCCTGAAGTTAGTTAAATGCAGTCAACTACTGAAGCCAAGAAACACTGTTGATGTTTTTATCACAAAGGCTGCAGCTGCTGATTCAGAGGGTCATGACATTGAAATTACTGATgg GTATGCTAAACCAACTAAAGGCTTTCCTGAAAAATTTCCAGCTCTAGTTACTGGATTCTTTTTCTTTACGTG GTATTTTCTGAATGTGATTTTCAATATACTCAACAAGAAGGTCTACAATTATTTCCCATACCCATA CTTTGTTTCAGTTGTACATCTCCTAGTTGGAGTAACCTATTGTCTTATTAGTTGGTCTGTTGGTCTACCTAAACGTGCA CCCATCAATAAGGAACTTCTGGCACTGCTCACTCCAGTAGCATTTTGTCATGCTCTTGGACATGTTATGTCTAATGTATCATTTGCAACTGTTGCTGTATCCTTCACTCATACCATCAAAG CGCTGGAGCCGTTCTTCAGTGCAGCTGCTTCTCAGTTTGTCTTGGGGCACCAGATTCCCATCTCTCTGTGGTTATCACTGACCCCTGTTGTCATTG GGGTATCGATGGCTTCATTGACTGAACTGTCATTCAATTGGACTGGCTTCACTAGCGCAATGATCTCAAATATTGCTTTTACTTACAGAAGTATCTACTCAAAGAAAGCGATG ACTGGAATGGATAGTACAAATGTATACGCATATATTTCAATTATGGCCCTCCTCTTTTGCCTCCCTCCAGCCATATTT ATTGAAGGACCCCAACTAATGCAGTATGGTTTCAGGGATGCCATTACTAAAGTTGGCCTTTATAAGTTCTTATCTGACCTCTTTTGGATAGGGATGTTCTATCATCTGTATAACCAG GTAGCTACCAACACATTAGAGCGGGTTGCGCCACTTACACATGCTGTTGGAAATGTACTGAAGCGAGTTTTTGTGATTGGTTTCTCTATTGTGGTATTTG GGAACAAGATATCAACTCAAACTGGGATTGGTACTGCAATAGCCATTGCAGGTGTTGCTATCTACTCTTTAATAAAGGCAAGGATGGAAGAGCAAAAGCGG AAAGCTGCCCTTGCTCATGCATAA